The following proteins come from a genomic window of Daphnia carinata strain CSIRO-1 chromosome 6, CSIRO_AGI_Dcar_HiC_V3, whole genome shotgun sequence:
- the LOC130690603 gene encoding diacylglycerol kinase eta-like isoform X1, with the protein MAANEAAISTKPVSAAGDDSSESDGETEPAKSFHRRFSTNKNIKSSVCTREGFLMKQTSSFQRWRRRYFKLKGRTLYYAKDTKSVIFDEISLPDLSVAECSTKNANHSFQVITPFRSLVLCAESRREMEEWITALKAAANKEYYDSADHHDFLSGRHNWYATSHARPTYCNVCREALSGVTSHGLSCEVCKFKSHKRCAVKAINNCKWTTLASVGKDIIEDDEGNIAMPHQWMEGNLPVSAKCSVCDKTCGSVLRLQDWRCLWCRAMVHTACRPQYPVRCPLGPCRVSIVPPTALHSVGTDEAWDAVRPQGCSPLFVFVNSKSGDNQGVKFLRRFKQLLNPAQVFDLMNGGPGLGLRLFRHFDPFRILICSGDGSIGWVLSEIDKLHMDKQCQIGVLPLGTGNDLARVIGWGSVCDDDAHLPQLLERYEKASVKMLDRWSIFTSERSMPLPRKVVLPYEPITAFEDSIVNHLGKILQSDEHTIVISSAKILCETIKEFIGKMAGLHAADDNASSLASGDESIAHKCRVLNEKLDQLLGTLHEEASPLHVGTQRSSVDEEESPDNVESSEHPEIMKSSKEAKESRNEGRAARQKGARKVRAKFNQREALMSRANSLKKAVRQIIEHAERALDEQNGIVPSRSMHSTSASQTSGMVSGGSDIKLIVTHPNDSPVSNEEKMMKQTSSAAAAKSAAMPMALLQLYSAIGGGAGDSSSEPSPCPSPIPMAPSLTTNFPLLPTSPIRYPNPPVFYRMATPPNTQPQRPRSSSSSPRPPSAGRSCYVAHQESAESEGDEDRSAMLSLQAKLNAISPVPDASETRTSCEFDFSALALPVPLEFADTDSLQDVPIDVFDEDTEGRDNVPSVELDEEPAEVEVKPILRPPQQVNISVVVEPPSSEDSSQARPAKDEVDNSRQAEAAEAAVETEDEDEQEAQETAAIARLGERVVEGAEEPVAERTNAAAAARADIRARRHAQTTFLTTLPPYPVTYRSPTPTSRLTPTPPSISVCRQHEPTTVSRPATRATASGDEASSRLLTVPVSPATSSTTLQPSPTASRRISSGSTLLASATASIDSAAGTACGASVHASLASILSSVDGHQQPRPPSPDELTADGHQHCGKEREATHCGSAATKKRKMPIINPLVTLPMWPNVETGGLISKVLLANADALCAAVSPLMDVEEDPAEMMDEKCVMNSYFGIGIDAKITLDFHMKREEHPEKCRSRARNYMWYGVLGSKEWLQKTYKNLEQRVLLECDGTRIPLPSLQGIVVLNIPSFMGGTNFWGGNKEDDCFIAPSFDDRVLEVVAVFGSVQMAASRIINLQHHRIAQCHSVKITILGDEGVPVQVDGEAWLQPPGLIRIVHKNRMQMLCRNRALERSLEAWQEKQQRYQLVAGHKMLHGTSLSDDENHVLITFLEATTALVRYVRLLAISQPDLDQELYSLATQASTMLDKMHPGGKIIEGPSLRLHLTDLVNIVRQLHLETDHFLKERAALYNLRPNQEKKLSSSLSHVVCELRKCTDINGLVHFITSEEMSEKKSRAVKSSGGGGGGGAGSNSGGGGGGSNSSGGGSSLFRLKFRRPAESRSRSTSQGHRHNEMGSSDSAVNASEVGTGGRPTNTSSSSVDLSLNVHLWGNDEVAVWLESLQLEEYRDDFIRHDIRGSELLTLERRDLKELGIHKVGHIKRIQQAILEIKENARLSHQSS; encoded by the exons ATGGCGGCAAATGAAGCTGCCATCTCAACCAAGCCAGTCTCAGCAGCGGGTGATGACTCCTCTGAAAGCGATGGAGAGACTGAGCCAGCCAAATCCTTCCATCGTAGGTTCTCCACCAACAAGAACATCAAGTCTTCG GTCTGCACGCGTGAGGGATTCCTCATGAAGCAGACGTCATCATTCCAGCGATGGCGGAGACGCTACTTCAAGCTCAAAGGGCGGACTCTTTACTATGCAAAAGATACCAAG TCTGTGATCTTTGACGAGATCAGCCTTCCTGATCTGAGCGTGGCCGAGTGCAGCACCAAGAACGCCAACCATAGCTtccag GTCATCACTCCGTTTCGGTCGCTGGTCCTGTGCGCCGAATCCCGGCGCGAAATGGAGGAATGGATCACGGCGCTCAAGGCGGCCGCCAACAAGGAATATTACGAT AGCGCCGATCATCACGATTTCTTATCGGGGAGGCATAATTGGTACGCGACGTCGCACGCCAGGCCGACTTATTGCAACGTCTGCCGCGAAGCTCTTTCTG GAGTTACGTCGCACGGGCTCAGCTGCGAAGTCTGCAAGTTCAAGTCGCACAAGAGGTGCGCCGTCAAAGCCATCAACAACTGCAAGTGGACGACGTTGGCCAGCGTCGGCAAGGACATCATCGAAGATGACGAAGGC aATATTGCCATGCCACATCAATGGATGGAGGGCAATTTGCCCGTCTCGGCTAAATGTTCCGTGTGCGACAAAACGTGCGGATCGGTGCTCAG ATTGCAAGATTGGCGCTGCCTGTGGTGCCGGGCTATGGTTCACACGGCCTGCCGCCCACAATACCCCGTCCGATGCCCGTTGGGTCCCTGCCGAGTTAGTATCGTCCCGCCCACGGCTCTTCACAGCGTCG GAACGGACGAGGCTTGGGATGCCGTCCGTCCGCAGGGTTGCAGTCCTCTGTTCGTCTTTGTCAATTCGAAATCGGGCGACAACCAAGGCGTCAAGTTCCTGCGACGCTTCAAGCAGCTCCTCAATCCGGCTCAAGTGTTTGATCTGATGAACGGCGGGCCCGGCCTTGG ATTGAGGTTATTCCGGCACTTTGATCCCTTTCGGATCCTCATCTGCAGTGGCGACGGATCCATCGGCTGGGTCCTCTCCGAGATCGACAAACTCCATATGGAT AAACAATGCCAGATTGGAGTGCTGCCATTGGGGACGGGCAACGATCTGGCGCGCGTCATCGGATGGGGAAGCGTCTGCGACGACGACGCTCATCTCCCTCAGTTGCTGGAACGATACGAAAAAGCCTCTGTCAAAATGCTCGATAG GTGGAGCATTTTCACGTCGGAGCGGAGTATGCCTTTACCTCGCAAAGTCGTCCTGCCTTACGAGCCCATCACCGCCTTCGAGGATTCCATCGTCAATCACCTGGGCAAGATTTTGCAATCGGACGAGCACACGATCGTCATCTCCTCCGCAAA AATCCTGTGCGAGACGATCAAAGAATTTATTGGCAAAATGGCCGGCCTTCACGCGGCCGATGACAACGCGTCTTCGTTGGCAAGTGGTGATGAATCCATCGCCCACAAGTGTCGCGTGCTCAATGAGAAGCTGGACCAACTTCTCGGCACGTTGCACGAAGAAGCTTCTCCCTTGCACGTTGGCACACAACGTTCCAGTGTCGACGAAGAGGAATCCCCCGATAACGTCGAATCTTCT GAACATCCGGAGATTATGAAAAGCTCCAAAGAAGCCAAAGAATCGCGAAACGAAGGCCGGGCCGCCCGGCAGAAAGGAGCGCGTAAAGTG AGAGCCAAGTTCAACCAAAGAGAGGCGTTGATGTCGAGGGCCAACAGCTTGAAAAAAGCCGTCCGGCAGATCATCGAGCACGCGGAACGGGCCCTGGACGAGCAGAACGGGATCGTCCCGTCCCGTTCGATGCACTCGACCAGCGCGAGTCAAACGTCCGGCATGGTCAGTGGCGGAAGCGACATCAAATTGATTGTTACCCATCCGAACGATTCGCCCGTCTCCAACGAGGAGaagatgatgaaacaaacgtCCAGCGCGGCGGCCGCCAAGTCCGCCGCTATGCCCATGGCCCTTTTGCAATTGTACAGCGCCATCGGTGGCGGAGCCGGAGATTCGTCCAGCGAGCCGTCTCCCTGTCCGTCTCCGATTCCCATGGCACCGTCTCTGACCACCAATTTCCCTCTTTTGCCCACGTCGCCCATCCGCTATCCCAACCCGCCCGTCTTCTACCGGATGGCCACGCCTCCCAACACTCAGCCTCAAAGGCCGCGCAGCAGCTCGTCCTCGCCTCGGCCACCTTCTGCCGGCCGGAGTTGCTACGTGGCCCATCAGGAATCGGCCGAAAGTGAAGGCGACGAAGACCGTTCGGCCATGTTGAGCCTTCAAGCGAAATTGAACGCCATTTCACCCGTGCCGGACGCGTCGGAAACGCGGACGTCCTGCGAGTTTGATTTCTCGGCTCTGGCCCTGCCCGTTCCGCTCGAATTTGCTGATACGGACAGTTTGCAGGACGTGCCCATCGATGTCTTTGACGAAGACACTGAAGGCCGCGACAACGTGCCCA GTGTGGAACTCGATGAGGAGCCGGCCGAAGTGGAAGTGAAGCCCATCTTACGGCCTCCGCAGCAAGTCAACATAAGCGTGGTGGTCGAACCGCCTTCGAGCGAGGACAGCAGTCAGGCGAGGCCGGCCAAAGACGAGGTGGACAATAGCCGTCAAGCGGAAGCAGCGGAAGCGGCTGTCGAAACGGAAGACGAAGACGAACAAGAAGCTCAGGAAACAGCGGCCATTGCGCGATTGGGCGAACGGGTCGTCGAAGGCGCCGAAGAGCCCGTGGCCGAACGGACCAATGCGGCTGCCGCAGCACGAG CGGACATACGTGCTAGGAGGCATGCACAGACCACCTTTCTTACCACTTTACCACCGTACCCGGTCACCTATCGCTCACCTACACCCACTAGTAGACTCACGCCGACACCACCGAGCATATCGGTGTGTCGCCAGCACGAACCGACGACCGTTTCACGGCCAGCGACACGGGCCACGGCCAGCGGCGATGAAGCGAGTAGTCGCCTGCTCACCGTGCCCGTGTCGCCGGCCACGTCGTCAACAACACTTCAACCTTCTCCAACAGCTTCGCGGAGGATATCCAGCGGCTCGACCTTGTTGGCCTCGGCCACGGCGTCCATCGATTCGGCGGCCGGAACGGCGTGCGGCGCGTCGGTGCACGCCTCGTTGGCGTCCATCTTGTCGTCCGTGGACGGCCATCAGCAGCCACGGCCTCCCAGTCCGGACGAGTTGACGGCCGACGGGCATCAGCATTGCGGCAAGGAGAGGGAAGCCACTCATTGCGGCAGCGCTGCCACCAAGAAGCGCAAAATGCCCATCATCAATCCACTCGTTACCCTTCCTATGTGGCCTA ACGTGGAAACGGGCGGCCTTATTAGCAAAGTTTTGCTGGCCAACGCGGACGCCCTCTGCGCTGCCGTCTCTCCCCTGATGGATGTGGAAGAGGATCCCGC TGAGATGATGGACGAAAAATGCGTCATGAATTCTTATTTCGGCATCGGGATCGACGCCAAAATTACGCTGGATTTCCATATGAAGCGCGAGGAGCATCCGGAAAAGTGCCGCTCCAGGGCACGCAATTACATGTGGTATGGCGTCTTGGGCAGCAAAGAATGGCTCCAG AAAACGTACAAGAATTTGGAGCAGCGGGTCCTCTTGGAATGCGACGGGACGCGGATTCCTTTGCCCAGCTTGCAGGGCATCGTCGTTCTCAACATCCCGAG TTTTATGGGCGGCACCAATTTTTGGGGTGGAAACAAAGAAGACGACTGTTTCATCGCCCCCAGTTTCGACGACCGCGTCCTGGAAGTCGTCGCCGTTTTCGGGTCCGTTCAAATGGCCGCCTCGCGAATCATCAACCTCCAACACCACCGGATCGCTCAGTGCCACTCTGTCAAGATCACCATTTTAGGAGACGAAGGCGTCCCCGTCCAGGTTGACGGCGAAGCTTGGCTCCAACCTCCCGGTCTCATCCGCATCGTCCACAAGAACCGCATGCAAATGCTCTGTCGCAACCGG GCTCTGGAACGATCGTTGGAGGCGTGGCAAGAGAAACAACAGCGATATCAGTTGGTTGCTGGCCATAAAATGTTACACGGTACGTCGCTTAGCGACGATGAAAATCACGTGCTCATTACGTTCCTGGAAGCTACGACGGCTCTAGTCAG GTACGTTCGGTTGCTGGCCATCAGCCAACCGGATTTGGATCAAGAGCTGTACAGCCTGGCTACCCAAGCGTCCACCATGCTCGACAAGATGCATCCGGGAGGCAAAATCATCGAAGGA CCGAGTTTACGTCTTCATCTGACCGACTTGGTCAACATCGTCCGCCAACTTCACCTGGAAACGGATCATTTCTTGAAAGAGAGGGCTGCCCTCTAC AACTTGCGGCCGAACCAGGAGAAGAAATTATCGTCGTCACTATCGCACGTGGTCTGCGAGCTGCGCAAATGCACCGACATCAACGGCCTTGTGCACTTTATCACGTCCGAAGAA aTGTCGGAAAAGAAATCCCGTGCCGTCAAATctagtggtggtggtggtggtggtggagcCGGAAGTAATagtggaggtggtggtggtggtagtAATAGTAGTGGTGGAGGTAGTAGCTTATTCCGATTGAAATTCCGCCGACCGGCCGAATCGCGTTCCCGTTCGACCAGCCAAGGACATCGCCACAACGAAATGGGATCGTCCGATAGCGCAGTCAACGCTAGCGAGGTCGGCACTGGGGGGCGTCCGACCAACACGTCGTCATCGTCCGTCGACCTCAGCCTCAACGTCCACCTTTGGGGCAACGACGAAGTGGCCGTCTGGCTGGAATCGCTCCAGCTGGAAGAGTACCGCGACGATTTCATCCGGCACGACATCCGCGGCTCCGAGTTGCTCACCTTGGAGCGACGCGACCTCAAAGAGCTGGGCATCCACAAAGTCGGGCACATCAAGCGCATCCAGCAGGCCATCCTGGAAATCAAGGAGAATGCTCGTCTATCTCATCAGTCCTCTTAA
- the LOC130690603 gene encoding diacylglycerol kinase eta-like isoform X4, with amino-acid sequence MAANEAAISTKPVSAAGDDSSESDGETEPAKSFHRRFSTNKNIKSSVCTREGFLMKQTSSFQRWRRRYFKLKGRTLYYAKDTKSVIFDEISLPDLSVAECSTKNANHSFQVITPFRSLVLCAESRREMEEWITALKAAANKEYYDSADHHDFLSGRHNWYATSHARPTYCNVCREALSGVTSHGLSCEVCKFKSHKRCAVKAINNCKWTTLASVGKDIIEDDEGNIAMPHQWMEGNLPVSAKCSVCDKTCGSVLRLQDWRCLWCRAMVHTACRPQYPVRCPLGPCRVSIVPPTALHSVGTDEAWDAVRPQGCSPLFVFVNSKSGDNQGVKFLRRFKQLLNPAQVFDLMNGGPGLGLRLFRHFDPFRILICSGDGSIGWVLSEIDKLHMDKQCQIGVLPLGTGNDLARVIGWGSVCDDDAHLPQLLERYEKASVKMLDRWSIFTSERSMPLPRKVVLPYEPITAFEDSIVNHLGKILQSDEHTIVISSAKILCETIKEFIGKMAGLHAADDNASSLASGDESIAHKCRVLNEKLDQLLGTLHEEASPLHVGTQRSSVDEEESPDNVESSEHPEIMKSSKEAKESRNEGRAARQKGARKVRAKFNQREALMSRANSLKKAVRQIIEHAERALDEQNGIVPSRSMHSTSASQTSGMVSGGSDIKLIVTHPNDSPVSNEEKMMKQTSSAAAAKSAAMPMALLQLYSAIGGGAGDSSSEPSPCPSPIPMAPSLTTNFPLLPTSPIRYPNPPVFYRMATPPNTQPQRPRSSSSSPRPPSAGRSCYVAHQESAESEGDEDRSAMLSLQAKLNAISPVPDASETRTSCEFDFSALALPVPLEFADTDSLQDVPIDVFDEDTEGRDNVPSVELDEEPAEVEVKPILRPPQQVNISVVVEPPSSEDSSQARPAKDEVDNSRQAEAAEAAVETEDEDEQEAQETAAIARLGERVVEGAEEPVAERTNAAAAARDVETGGLISKVLLANADALCAAVSPLMDVEEDPAEMMDEKCVMNSYFGIGIDAKITLDFHMKREEHPEKCRSRARNYMWYGVLGSKEWLQKTYKNLEQRVLLECDGTRIPLPSLQGIVVLNIPSFMGGTNFWGGNKEDDCFIAPSFDDRVLEVVAVFGSVQMAASRIINLQHHRIAQCHSVKITILGDEGVPVQVDGEAWLQPPGLIRIVHKNRMQMLCRNRALERSLEAWQEKQQRYQLVAGHKMLHGTSLSDDENHVLITFLEATTALVRYVRLLAISQPDLDQELYSLATQASTMLDKMHPGGKIIEGPSLRLHLTDLVNIVRQLHLETDHFLKERAALYNLRPNQEKKLSSSLSHVVCELRKCTDINGLVHFITSEEMSEKKSRAVKSSGGGGGGGAGSNSGGGGGGSNSSGGGSSLFRLKFRRPAESRSRSTSQGHRHNEMGSSDSAVNASEVGTGGRPTNTSSSSVDLSLNVHLWGNDEVAVWLESLQLEEYRDDFIRHDIRGSELLTLERRDLKELGIHKVGHIKRIQQAILEIKENARLSHQSS; translated from the exons ATGGCGGCAAATGAAGCTGCCATCTCAACCAAGCCAGTCTCAGCAGCGGGTGATGACTCCTCTGAAAGCGATGGAGAGACTGAGCCAGCCAAATCCTTCCATCGTAGGTTCTCCACCAACAAGAACATCAAGTCTTCG GTCTGCACGCGTGAGGGATTCCTCATGAAGCAGACGTCATCATTCCAGCGATGGCGGAGACGCTACTTCAAGCTCAAAGGGCGGACTCTTTACTATGCAAAAGATACCAAG TCTGTGATCTTTGACGAGATCAGCCTTCCTGATCTGAGCGTGGCCGAGTGCAGCACCAAGAACGCCAACCATAGCTtccag GTCATCACTCCGTTTCGGTCGCTGGTCCTGTGCGCCGAATCCCGGCGCGAAATGGAGGAATGGATCACGGCGCTCAAGGCGGCCGCCAACAAGGAATATTACGAT AGCGCCGATCATCACGATTTCTTATCGGGGAGGCATAATTGGTACGCGACGTCGCACGCCAGGCCGACTTATTGCAACGTCTGCCGCGAAGCTCTTTCTG GAGTTACGTCGCACGGGCTCAGCTGCGAAGTCTGCAAGTTCAAGTCGCACAAGAGGTGCGCCGTCAAAGCCATCAACAACTGCAAGTGGACGACGTTGGCCAGCGTCGGCAAGGACATCATCGAAGATGACGAAGGC aATATTGCCATGCCACATCAATGGATGGAGGGCAATTTGCCCGTCTCGGCTAAATGTTCCGTGTGCGACAAAACGTGCGGATCGGTGCTCAG ATTGCAAGATTGGCGCTGCCTGTGGTGCCGGGCTATGGTTCACACGGCCTGCCGCCCACAATACCCCGTCCGATGCCCGTTGGGTCCCTGCCGAGTTAGTATCGTCCCGCCCACGGCTCTTCACAGCGTCG GAACGGACGAGGCTTGGGATGCCGTCCGTCCGCAGGGTTGCAGTCCTCTGTTCGTCTTTGTCAATTCGAAATCGGGCGACAACCAAGGCGTCAAGTTCCTGCGACGCTTCAAGCAGCTCCTCAATCCGGCTCAAGTGTTTGATCTGATGAACGGCGGGCCCGGCCTTGG ATTGAGGTTATTCCGGCACTTTGATCCCTTTCGGATCCTCATCTGCAGTGGCGACGGATCCATCGGCTGGGTCCTCTCCGAGATCGACAAACTCCATATGGAT AAACAATGCCAGATTGGAGTGCTGCCATTGGGGACGGGCAACGATCTGGCGCGCGTCATCGGATGGGGAAGCGTCTGCGACGACGACGCTCATCTCCCTCAGTTGCTGGAACGATACGAAAAAGCCTCTGTCAAAATGCTCGATAG GTGGAGCATTTTCACGTCGGAGCGGAGTATGCCTTTACCTCGCAAAGTCGTCCTGCCTTACGAGCCCATCACCGCCTTCGAGGATTCCATCGTCAATCACCTGGGCAAGATTTTGCAATCGGACGAGCACACGATCGTCATCTCCTCCGCAAA AATCCTGTGCGAGACGATCAAAGAATTTATTGGCAAAATGGCCGGCCTTCACGCGGCCGATGACAACGCGTCTTCGTTGGCAAGTGGTGATGAATCCATCGCCCACAAGTGTCGCGTGCTCAATGAGAAGCTGGACCAACTTCTCGGCACGTTGCACGAAGAAGCTTCTCCCTTGCACGTTGGCACACAACGTTCCAGTGTCGACGAAGAGGAATCCCCCGATAACGTCGAATCTTCT GAACATCCGGAGATTATGAAAAGCTCCAAAGAAGCCAAAGAATCGCGAAACGAAGGCCGGGCCGCCCGGCAGAAAGGAGCGCGTAAAGTG AGAGCCAAGTTCAACCAAAGAGAGGCGTTGATGTCGAGGGCCAACAGCTTGAAAAAAGCCGTCCGGCAGATCATCGAGCACGCGGAACGGGCCCTGGACGAGCAGAACGGGATCGTCCCGTCCCGTTCGATGCACTCGACCAGCGCGAGTCAAACGTCCGGCATGGTCAGTGGCGGAAGCGACATCAAATTGATTGTTACCCATCCGAACGATTCGCCCGTCTCCAACGAGGAGaagatgatgaaacaaacgtCCAGCGCGGCGGCCGCCAAGTCCGCCGCTATGCCCATGGCCCTTTTGCAATTGTACAGCGCCATCGGTGGCGGAGCCGGAGATTCGTCCAGCGAGCCGTCTCCCTGTCCGTCTCCGATTCCCATGGCACCGTCTCTGACCACCAATTTCCCTCTTTTGCCCACGTCGCCCATCCGCTATCCCAACCCGCCCGTCTTCTACCGGATGGCCACGCCTCCCAACACTCAGCCTCAAAGGCCGCGCAGCAGCTCGTCCTCGCCTCGGCCACCTTCTGCCGGCCGGAGTTGCTACGTGGCCCATCAGGAATCGGCCGAAAGTGAAGGCGACGAAGACCGTTCGGCCATGTTGAGCCTTCAAGCGAAATTGAACGCCATTTCACCCGTGCCGGACGCGTCGGAAACGCGGACGTCCTGCGAGTTTGATTTCTCGGCTCTGGCCCTGCCCGTTCCGCTCGAATTTGCTGATACGGACAGTTTGCAGGACGTGCCCATCGATGTCTTTGACGAAGACACTGAAGGCCGCGACAACGTGCCCA GTGTGGAACTCGATGAGGAGCCGGCCGAAGTGGAAGTGAAGCCCATCTTACGGCCTCCGCAGCAAGTCAACATAAGCGTGGTGGTCGAACCGCCTTCGAGCGAGGACAGCAGTCAGGCGAGGCCGGCCAAAGACGAGGTGGACAATAGCCGTCAAGCGGAAGCAGCGGAAGCGGCTGTCGAAACGGAAGACGAAGACGAACAAGAAGCTCAGGAAACAGCGGCCATTGCGCGATTGGGCGAACGGGTCGTCGAAGGCGCCGAAGAGCCCGTGGCCGAACGGACCAATGCGGCTGCCGCAGCACGAG ACGTGGAAACGGGCGGCCTTATTAGCAAAGTTTTGCTGGCCAACGCGGACGCCCTCTGCGCTGCCGTCTCTCCCCTGATGGATGTGGAAGAGGATCCCGC TGAGATGATGGACGAAAAATGCGTCATGAATTCTTATTTCGGCATCGGGATCGACGCCAAAATTACGCTGGATTTCCATATGAAGCGCGAGGAGCATCCGGAAAAGTGCCGCTCCAGGGCACGCAATTACATGTGGTATGGCGTCTTGGGCAGCAAAGAATGGCTCCAG AAAACGTACAAGAATTTGGAGCAGCGGGTCCTCTTGGAATGCGACGGGACGCGGATTCCTTTGCCCAGCTTGCAGGGCATCGTCGTTCTCAACATCCCGAG TTTTATGGGCGGCACCAATTTTTGGGGTGGAAACAAAGAAGACGACTGTTTCATCGCCCCCAGTTTCGACGACCGCGTCCTGGAAGTCGTCGCCGTTTTCGGGTCCGTTCAAATGGCCGCCTCGCGAATCATCAACCTCCAACACCACCGGATCGCTCAGTGCCACTCTGTCAAGATCACCATTTTAGGAGACGAAGGCGTCCCCGTCCAGGTTGACGGCGAAGCTTGGCTCCAACCTCCCGGTCTCATCCGCATCGTCCACAAGAACCGCATGCAAATGCTCTGTCGCAACCGG GCTCTGGAACGATCGTTGGAGGCGTGGCAAGAGAAACAACAGCGATATCAGTTGGTTGCTGGCCATAAAATGTTACACGGTACGTCGCTTAGCGACGATGAAAATCACGTGCTCATTACGTTCCTGGAAGCTACGACGGCTCTAGTCAG GTACGTTCGGTTGCTGGCCATCAGCCAACCGGATTTGGATCAAGAGCTGTACAGCCTGGCTACCCAAGCGTCCACCATGCTCGACAAGATGCATCCGGGAGGCAAAATCATCGAAGGA CCGAGTTTACGTCTTCATCTGACCGACTTGGTCAACATCGTCCGCCAACTTCACCTGGAAACGGATCATTTCTTGAAAGAGAGGGCTGCCCTCTAC AACTTGCGGCCGAACCAGGAGAAGAAATTATCGTCGTCACTATCGCACGTGGTCTGCGAGCTGCGCAAATGCACCGACATCAACGGCCTTGTGCACTTTATCACGTCCGAAGAA aTGTCGGAAAAGAAATCCCGTGCCGTCAAATctagtggtggtggtggtggtggtggagcCGGAAGTAATagtggaggtggtggtggtggtagtAATAGTAGTGGTGGAGGTAGTAGCTTATTCCGATTGAAATTCCGCCGACCGGCCGAATCGCGTTCCCGTTCGACCAGCCAAGGACATCGCCACAACGAAATGGGATCGTCCGATAGCGCAGTCAACGCTAGCGAGGTCGGCACTGGGGGGCGTCCGACCAACACGTCGTCATCGTCCGTCGACCTCAGCCTCAACGTCCACCTTTGGGGCAACGACGAAGTGGCCGTCTGGCTGGAATCGCTCCAGCTGGAAGAGTACCGCGACGATTTCATCCGGCACGACATCCGCGGCTCCGAGTTGCTCACCTTGGAGCGACGCGACCTCAAAGAGCTGGGCATCCACAAAGTCGGGCACATCAAGCGCATCCAGCAGGCCATCCTGGAAATCAAGGAGAATGCTCGTCTATCTCATCAGTCCTCTTAA